ACCATCCATTGTCGCCCCGACTGAGACAAGCCCGGTAGCCGTCGCTCTCCGGAAACCAAATTCAAGCATCGAAGCGACGACAGAGACGGCTGTTTCGAACTGTTCCAGATTTTCATATGCGCCTGCATACCGGTCCAGAATGAATACCGTGCGAGGCAGGGATTCGCGTTCAAACTCCTTTGATTTCCACTGTCCTGTCTTGGCCGTGGCGTTCCAATGAATGCGGGACAGTCTGTCCCCGTATATATACTCGCGCACACCGTTTATTTGCGTAGTTTCCTTAGAGGACAACCGCGATGCGGATGTGGAGAAGGATCCTTTGGCGCCGCGTTTAAGCTGCTGCCAGTTCCTAATCATGACCGTCCGGGGATAAACACTGAACGGCTCGGAAGATTCGAAAATTCCTACATGCTCAAACAATCCGAAAATGTCGCGCGTCGAACATTCGGTTGGCGCGAACCTGTATACGCCTCTCTCCAGCGGCGGCGTAATAAAACTGATATCACCGGTCCGGTGATAGCTTGGAATGAATGAAGCCTCGAAGGGTACTGTGCTGCCGTTCTGACGAACCAGCTTGTCGCGCACGAGTACATAGGGAATCGGCCAAACACCGGGAATTTGAACGGAGATATTCACTTCCATCCTGGCTCCGGCAGACAGCGTCTGATCAACCGGGGAAACGGTTCCGGTTCCGCTGGAGAGACGGCGTGTTCCAGTCACACTGCCGATGCCGCTCCACCGTCCGAGCACCAAATACAGCAGCAGTACATTTAAGATGCAAAAGAGCATAAATGACGTTTTTCCGCCTTGAAACAACAGAAATAAAAGACATCCGATATAAACCGAACCGATTATCCTCCATCTCATCATCGTTGCTTTTGCTGTCAACATAAGCTCTATCGCTCCATTCGGACGGGCACGCTCGTCTCGCGGACGACCGTATCGATTACATCCTCCGGCTTTAATCCGTTCATTCTGGATTCGGTATGAAGCATGATCCGGTGAGCGAGAACGGGAGAAGCAAGCGCTTTAGCATCGTCAGGGATTAAATAATCGCGATCCTGCAGGAAAGCGTTGGCTTTAGCGGCTGCCATAAGCGAGATGGCAGCACGGGGGCTGGCGCCAAGCTGTACGCCGTTATGCTCGCGAGTTCCCCGCACTATTCTGACTAAATAGTCGGCCACCGCTTCGTCGACATGCACCCGTTTCACGGACTCCATCATTAATGCAATCCGTTCTATATTCGCGACCGGAGTGAGCATATCGGCAGGAGCGGAGGAATGCGGAGAAAGTACCATTTGACGCTCAGTGGCCGCATCGGGATACCCGAGCGATATTTTCATCATGAACCTGTCCAACTGAGCTTCGGGAAGGGTGTAGGTTCCTTCAAATTCAATCGGGTTCTGCGTAGCGACGAGCACAAACGGCATCGGAAGCGCATAGGACTCGCCGTCAACGGTTACATGGCGTTCTTCCATCGCTTCAAGCAGCGCCGATTGCGTCTTCGTGGTTGCGCGGTTGATCTCGTCTACAAGCAGCAAATTCGCCATGACCGGGCCCGGCCTGAATATAAAGGCTTCATCCTTCGGATGGTAAATGGCGACTCCGGTTATATCTGTAGGGAGTAAATCCGGGTTGCATTGAATACGCCGGAAATGCCCGCCGATTGTCCTTGCTAAAGCTTTCACCAGCTGGGTCTTACCGGTTCCCGGCACATCTTCAAGCAGTATATGTCCTCCTGCCAAAAGTGCGATAAGCAGCCGCTCTATTTCGACCTTTTTCCCCAGGATACAGCTTTCCAAGTTGCGACGTATCTCACTGCATATTGAATAGTCGGCACTGCGGTTTTCCATTGAAAATACCTCCCGGATGATTGAATAAATGAAGTAGACTGTATCATGTTATTATTTTACAAAAAATACATCTGACCGTATAGCTGTAGATCCAACAAAAAAAATTGGAGAATCCCACAGGGATCCTCCAATTCCAATGACTATGCTGCTTATAATCGACATTTTTCTCAGTAATAAACGTAATTCAGCCTTTCGGCCTGACAACAAGCGCAGCGAGGAACGAAAAAATTATCGCTGCCGAAATGCCAGCGCTCGTTAAATCAAAGATTCCCGTAATAACGCCGATCCAGCCGTCACGCTCAAGCTCGGTAAGGGAGCCGTGTACAAGCGCGTTGCCGAAGCTTGTGATCGGCACTGTCGCACCTGCTCCTGCAAATTTGATAAGCGGGTCATACCATCCAATCCCGTCTACAACAGCTCCGACCACAACTAGCGCGGCCATTGTATGAGCAGGAGTCAATTTGGCGACATCAAACATAAGCTGGCCGATGACGCATATTGCACCCCCAACCAGAAAAGCCCATAAGTAAATCATTGTAACGATCTCCTTTCTTAATTCTAATGCTCGCGCTCTATCGAGACGGCGTGCGCTATGCAGGGAATGCTTTCGCCCTGTTGATAAGACAGCGGGGACAATAACGCGCCGGTAGCTACCACAAGAACTCTGTTCAGATCTCCTCGTTCCAATCTTTTCAGAATGTTGCCATATGTCACGACCGCTGAGCAGCCGCAGCCGCTTCCTCCCGCCTGGACACTTTGTTTCTGGAGGTCGTAAATCATTAAGCCGCAATCATTGAATACGGTTTGGTCCATCGGCACACCGTCGCGGATTAACAGATCTTTGGCGATCGGATGTCCTACCGAGGCCAGGTCGCCGGTGACGATTAAATCATAATCCTTAGGCTCGCGCCCCGTATCGCTAAAATGAGCCTTGATCGTATCGACGGCAGCAGGTGCCATCGCCGATCCCATATTAAAGGGATCCTTGATGCCAAGATCCACGATTTTACCGATTGTCGCACATTCGACGACCGGTCCGCCCCCCTGCGGAGCCACAACGACGGCTCCCGCGCCCGTGACTGTATACTGTGCAGTCGGAGGCTTTTGCGAGCCGTATTCAGTCGGATAACGGAACTGCTTTTCCACCGTGCAGTTGTGGCTGCATGTCCCAGCCAGCACATATTCGCCCGATCCGGAATTGACGATCAATGAGGCAACGGCGAGCGATTCCATGGACGTGGAGCAGGCGCCGAATACGCCGAGATAAGGCGCTCCGATCGTTCTGGCGGCGAAGCTGTTGCTAATAATCTGATTCAGCAGGTCCCCGCCGACATAGAATTGCAATTGCTGCTGGGTTATATTCGCATGCTTAAGAGCGATATCGGACGCTTGCTCCAGCAGCAGCCGCTCTGCTTTCTCCCAGCTTTTCTGCTGCATATCGAGCTCCGGATGAACCAGGTCGAAATCGGCCGCCAGCGGTCCTTCGCCTTCATCCGGGCCTACGACGGTCGCAGCGCCGATAATGACCGGGCGATTCTCAAACCACCAGGTTTGTTTGCCACGAAGCATCTTCAATGCCCCCTTATGCCAAATACCCAGTATACGATTCCGACAAAAAAGGCCGCCACTGCTCCGAACACGATGACGGATCCGGCCAGCTTGAACATATTCCCGCCGACGCCGAGGACGAGTCCTTCGCTGCGGTGCTCAAGTGCCGCGGAACACATGGAATTGGCGAAGCCGGTAACCGGAACTGCACTGCCTGCACCGGCCCATTGCGCAATTTTGTCGTATACGCCCAGACAGGTTAAAATGACCGATATGAGAATGAGCACGGCGACAGTCGGATTCCCCGCTTCTCTTTGGGTCATCTTGAACGTGTATACAAATATATCCTGAATCGCTTGTCCGAGCAGACAAATCGCGCCGCCGACGACAAACGCGCGGACGCAGTTCATCAAAGCTGGACGGGACGGTTCGCGTGTTTTGGCGAACGTTTGGTACTCTTTGGGCGACATCGTCATTTTTTTGTATTTGCTTTTTCCTGCACTTTTCGCAGCCACCGGATATTATGCCCCCTAAAAGATTTATCTTGGAAAGTATTTGTCAAAATGCGCTGCATTATGCCCTGCAAAACGGAAACACAAACAAACCTTCGGCTTATTATCTCCGAAGGCTTGCGAAGGGTTGATTCAGCTGACGGGGCATTGCGTGGGCTCATTAATAGATCATCGCAACCAGAAGTAAAACAACCAGCAGAACATATAGAACAAGCGCCAGCAGCGTAATGTTTTGCCGCATACAGTGAGGCAGCTCCTCTCGAATAGGATAGGCATTTGTTTATCCTATGCCGCTGCAATCCGATGCGGAGATTGTCCGGCCTATTAATTCGCCGGGGCGTCGTTATCCGGATTGCCTGACAACGAGACTCGCAGAGAGCATAACCTTCTCATCCGGCGCCTCAGGAGCATGGCGTTTACGCACGAGCGATTCGACTGCGCGCAGTCCTAGCCATTCCTTGGCCAAATCGACTGTGGTAAGCGGTACAGGGCCTCCACCGCTAGCCGCCGTATTATCGATGCCGATTACCCTGCACATCCCGGGCACATCTACTCCCCGGCTCAGCAGCAGCTGCATCAGGTGAAGCGCAATATCGTCATTGGCACAAATGAACCCGTCAGGGAAATCATTGTCCGCTATAGCAGCCGCAAGCCGCTTGTCCAATGTCTGCATCCATGTCTGACTTCCATATGGAATCGTCCACTTGCGGAGATGGACGTCAGACTTGGAAATTGCTTTCATCGACCTGGGCTCCGGGAGTGTCAAGGGGGTTCCGGGAGAGCGCCTGCCCAGCAGATCATCAAGCGCCAGACGGCACCCCCAGAAGCGTTCCCTAAAGCTGACGGCGAAGCTGTCCCGACCGATAAACGCTATGCTTCTGCACCCCTGCGAGAGAAGATGATGGGAGGCCATCCGACCGGCCTCACCATTCGCATTAAGCACGGCATCCGCGCGGGCCACCGGCTCCTCATGATCGACAAGCACGACCGGAATGCCCGTGCGGTTCATCCGAAGGAGCGCGGCGGCCGGGCATTTGCCGGCAATAATAATTCCAGATGCAGACTGCATCGTTTCATCGTCGATCTGAGGAAAGACGGACGACCGGTTGTTCTCGGCCTCGAACGTGAAAAATATGGGGTTCAGCCGATGCTCTCTGCATCCCGCTTCAATGCCTTCCCTCACCCGCTGCCAAAACATCGGCTCGTTAGCCTGACGTTCATCCAACCCGACAAGGATAACCGGCATCTCCGCAAGAACGCCGGATTGCCCCTTTACCTCCCGCTGACTTACGCGATAGCCCAATGCAGCCGCCATTGCCATTACTTCACGACGCGTCGCTTCGCTTACCCCACGCTTTCCCGAGAGCGCTTGCGAAACCGTATATTTGGAGACTCCCAGCCGGTCGGCGATTTGCTGCATGGATACTTTGTGCGCCATTATCGTCAGACCTACCTTCTTTCTTTATTTTTACCTGAAACTACAATTGACTTTTTCCCGTTCTCCCTCTATTGTAAGCGCGGAAGAGGGAGTATGTCGACCTAACAAAACTAACAAATTAAACAGCAATATTCATAATTAACCAAAAGGAAGGTGTCTAACATTGAGTAAAATCGTGCTTTTCTACGATGCTTCGTTTCCATATGAGGGCAAGCGGCCGGACGATCAATCATTAGCGATTTTAAAAGAGCGATTCAATGTCGCGGATGCCGGGCAGCTCCGCGAGCAGCTAACCGATGCCGATGTTTATATCCATATGCATGGACAATATTTTCCTAAGGATGCCTGGAACGCCATTCTGGCTCATTTAAAACAAGGAAAAGGTATGCTGCATGCAGGCGGAGCGCCTTTCAAGACGCCCGTTTACAGGGAAGACAGCGTGTGGAAGCAGGAGCCGGAGCAGACGGCATATCACCAGCAGCTCCATATCCACGAAGCGCTTCCGGTTGACGTTACAGTCACTCGGGAGCTCGTTCCCAATCCGGATATCCCGCTCTTCGAAGGTTATGAGAAGCTGTTCACGATTGAACCGACATACGGACTTGTCCTTCATGTAACGCGCAATGACGACAAGCCCGGCGAGATGGGCTCGGGCGGACCGATGGATGCCCACATATATCCGCTGCTCCGAGGAATAACCGGCGATCTCTTGCGGCGTGAAATTGCCGCGCCAGCTGTACTGCTCGAGCATACGAAGGGTACCTTCAGCGGGGGGCGCTGGATCCTTATCAACCAGCAGCTGCAGACTCCTTTCTGGGAAGGAGGCGGTTGTGCGGCGCTTGCGGAATGGGCGGACTTCGCCGGCTGTGGCGTGACGGAATTGTGGCTTAAACCGAACTACAGCTCATATGAGCCGGGCGAACGCGCGGTCTTTACACTTCAAGGCCAACAGCTTTCGGTGGCGGGAAAAAGCGCTGCAGCGAGTGCAGCTGTGTGGAAGTTCAAGCTGCGAGTGCTCAAAGCGGTCAACAGCGCGGAACCGGCGCCGGATCCGTCGTTCAATTACGATTCGGCCGGCTTCGAAGAAGCATGGCAAACGGAAATCTCCATCAAGGTAGGCAGGGAATTGAAGCTTGAACGGATAATAGCGGATTTCGGGATTGAATCCGGCTTCTATGTCGTGAAATGCGAGGCGGTGTCCGAATCGGGTGAGAAGCGCGTGCTTCGCCAGGGATTCTGGGGATTTGACCGCGAGCTTCTTGCTGCCGGCGACTGGATGACGTGCGACAGGGATTATTTTTGGAAGGAAGGCCGTCCGCTTCCCGTTGTCGGAATGACTTATATGACGAGCGATGTTGCCCGCAAATATCTGTTCCTGCCTAACGCGGCCGTTTGGGACCGGGATATGGCGCAGATGAAACGAGCCGGCATCAACCTGATCAGGACAGGCATTTGGACCGCGTGGCGCCAAATTATGTTCGTAGACGGCCACCCCTACGAGGAGGTGCTGCGCGCGATCGACTCCTTCCTCTTGACGGCGAAAAGGTACGACCTTGAGGTTACGTTCAACTTCTTCTCTTTCACGCCGGAAGCATGGGAGGGTGTTAATCCGTATCTGGATCCGCGCAGCGTTGAAGCTCAAAAACGATTTATCGCCGCAATTGTTTCAAGGCATGCCGACTCAAAACATGTGCATTGGGACCTGATAAACGAGCCGTCCATGTTCGATCCGAAGCGGGTTTTCAGCGGCCCGCAAACCTGTGGCGACCCGTTCGAGCGGGATTGCTTTGTGGAATGGCTGCGTGAACGGCACGGTTCGGTACGCGTGCTGCAGGAGCGCTGGAATATGACTCCCAGCGAGCTCTCTTCGTTTGAAACGGTCCGGCTGCCGGAACGGGACGATATCAATTTCAGAACGACTGAGCAGTTTACCAAACGGGGCGGCCCTTGGCTTGACTACACTTTGTTTACTATGGAGATGCATAACCGGTGGGCGTCACAGCTGATTGACACGATACGCTCCATACAGCCCAAACAGCTTGTAACGGTCGGGCAGGACGAGGCCCTCGGGGGACAGCGCCCTTCGCCGTTCTTCTACGCCGAAGCCGTAGATTATACGACCGTTCACAGCTGGTGGCTTATGGACGATCTGATCTGGGACGGCGTGTTCTCCAAAGCGCCCGATAAACCGAACCTAATTCAAGAAACCGGCATCATGTATGTGGAAACTCCGGATGGACGGGCAAAGCGAAGCGAGGAAGAGCTCCGCAATATTCTGGAGCGTAAATACGCTTATGCGTTCTCCACCGGCGGAGCAGGCGCAGTTCAGTGGATCTGGAACATTAATTTCTACATGAACAATGTGAACGAATCCCATATCGGTGCGGTGCGGGCCGACGGCACGGAGAAGCCGGAGGCCAATGTATCGTATGATTTCGGCTCTTTTATAGGGCAGATCCGGGAACTGTTCATAGGGCGCGAGCTTGAGGAGGTTGCGGTCGTGTACCCGTACTCCAATGATTTCTCAAACCGCAAGCTGGCTTACGAAGCGACGACCCGCCTTGTACGGACACTTACCTATTCGATGAATGTGCATGTGTGCGGCTTGGGCGAATATCATCTGGAATCGTTGGAAGCTTCAAAGCCGAAGCTCATCATCGTGCCGAGCGCGCATAACTTCAGCGATGAAGCACTGGGCAAGCTTACAGATCATATCCGCCAGCACGGCGGAACACTGCTGTTCACAGGACCGGCAGGACTCGACGAATATTGGCGGCCTGTAAACAGACTGTCAACCGAGCTCGGATTGGAAGACTCCGTTGCCTCCAACCTGCTGCGCGAGGAACTGCTGGAACTGAACGGCCTGCTAATGCCGGTTTCATTCGGCGGATCGCATATTGCAGCCGCATGCAAACAGTTACTTCGAACCGTTAACGGTCCGGCACAGCTTATAGAGATGCCGCTCGGTGCCGGGCATATAATGTGGTGCCCGCTGCCGATCGAGCTGAATGAACGGCTTGAACCGCTTCAAGCCGTCTATGCCGAAGCGCTGTCCAAATCCGGCGTCTCCGAGCAGCTCGAATGGCTGCGCGGCGGGGAACTGCCCGGCGTTTACGGCCGCAAGCTGAATTTCGCCTCCGGCTCGCTGTATGTATTCGTATCCGAATTCGGCTGTGACGCGGATATTGAGGTTCGCGATCCTCAGACCGGCAAACGGTATGCATTCACGCTTGAACAGGAAAGATCCGTTCTGTTCGCCGCGGACGCGAGCGGTGAACTGATGGCTGTATACCGTCCTAACGAGGTGCAGGTGCACACTCAATAGTTGTTCATCCCAAACAAAAGCAGGAACCCTTGTGACGTTGTGACGGGTTCCTGCTTTTTCATTTTGTGTGTACGCTTTATTTTTCCTTCTTCAAGTTGGTAATCAACCGTTCGAGATAACTGTTAAAAGCTTCTATCTCTTGCTTTGTGAAACTATGGAATGAGCTTTCATTACTCTCGTTCCCATACTCATTGGCGTCCAAAAGCGCCTGCTTTCCTTTTTCCGTTATACGGGCTAAGGTGACCCGTCTGTCTTCGGGGGCTTCTAACGTCGTGACCAAACCGTTCTGCCTTAAGCGGTCAATCATACCCGTCATATTCTGTTTGGTAACCAGCATGTTGTTCCTGAGCTCCTTAAAGGAGAGATCTCCGGAACGGGAAAGTGCGGCGAGAATAAACCATTGATGCAAACTGGTCAAGCCCGCCTGGGAAGACAAACTGTGGCCGACCCGTTCAAGTAAAATATTGGCGCGAAAGATATTAACGACGATACTACCCCGCGGATCATTTTTCTTATTCATACTCAACCTCAATAGTCAACATGTTGACCTAATTATAACGATATCGGCTTTGGTTGTCAAATGTTGCATTCTACCGGGATCTGACCTCACTCAAACCAGACCGTTTTCGCCGCGGCGCTTTCCCGTCTCGCTTTGGGCGGTTCCATATCCGGAACGCCCAGATAAATGAACCCCAGCATCCTGTCCTGCGGCCGCAGCCCGAAGGTCTCGTTCATAAAAGGATGATAGCAAGGCTCACCGGAACGCCAGACCGCACCTAAACCGAGAGCATGAATCGCGAGCAGCATATTTTGAATCGCGGCGTTGACGGCCGCATACTCCTCAAGCCCGATTACATCTTTACGGTCGCTTGGCTGGACGGCTGCTGCTATAATGACAGGCGCCCGCAGCGCCTTCTTTCTTGCGGCGTCGGCTTTTATTACATTATCGGGATTATCCGGATCCGCTTCACCCGCGAGTGCGATACGAGCAAGCGCTTCTCCCAGCCGATCCCGGCCGCCGCCGGTGAGCACAAAAAAACGCCATGGTTCTGTCAGCCTATGGTTTGGCGCCCATATGGCGGCATCCAAAATCGATTCAATCGTCTCTTTGGCTATCGGTTCCTGCGTGACCTTTCCGATACTTCTTCTCGTTCGAATAGCTTCAAATATATCCATGGCCGTCTCCTTACTCCTTAATAGTCTCTCCATATTTATACGCCGGATCTGAAACTTAGGAAACGACAAATATTCTTACTAAAATAAGAAGACCGCACAGTCAAGCCATAAAGGCAGGGACTGGCGGTCTACATTTACTGACTACTGCAAATTAGTGACCAGTTCCAGATCGACTGGAATGGCACTTTCAACTTTCTCGCCTGCGGCAACTTTAATGGCTGTTTCAATCGCTTTTTGGCCGATCTCAGCCGGTTTCTGCGCAACCGTGGCCGCCATTGAGCCATCTTTAACGGCTTTTACCGCATCATCGGTGGCATCGAATCCGACAACGATAATACCTTTTTTACCGGCAGCTTCGATCGCCTGTACGGCTCCCAGCGCCATTTCGTCATTATGAGCGAAGACTGCTTGGATACTGCTGTTGCTTTGCAAAATATTTTCCATAACGGAGAGGCCTTTGGCACGATTGAAATCGGCCGGCTGCGAAGCAACCACTTTCACTCCGTCTTTATTGTCGACCGCATCATGGAAGCCTTTACCCCGGTCACGGGCTGCTGAAGTGCCGGCAGTTCCCTGCAGCTCTACAATATTGCCTTTGCGGCCGATCAGCTTCATGATATATTCGCCCGCCATCTGACCGCCCTTAACATTATCGGACGCAATATGCGTAACGACGGTTCCTCCGTTTGCGGCGCGGTCGACCGTGATAACCGGAATGTTGGCGCTGTTGGCCGACTCCACGGCAGTCACGATTGCATCGCTGTCAGTCGGATTGATCAGAATGACATTAACCTTCTTCTGAATCAAGTCTTCGATACCGCTGATTTGCTTTGCCGTATCATCCTGTGCGTCAACCACGATCAATTCCGCTCCTGCCGCTTTAGCCGCTTTCTCGGCACCCTCTTTGAGCGTTACGAAAAACGGATTATTCAGTGTTGAAATCGACAAGCCGATTGTTACTTTGCCGCCTGTACCTGTACCCTGTCCGTTACCTGCGCTCTTCTCTGTTTCCGAAGAGCATGCCGCCAGCAGAAGAACGACAGCAAGCAGCAATGCTGCAAATGACCATTTGTTCATGTTAATAGCTTTTCTTTTCATGTTGTTAGGCTCCTTTAATGTTCGGATTTTTATTTTCTTTTCTTCGAACGATCGAAAAGCACTGCAATTAAGATGACTGCCCCTTTTACTACTTGTTGATAGAATGAGGACACATTCAACAGATTCAATCCATTGTCCAGTACGCCGATAATGACGGCGCCAATCAGCGTTCCGACGATACGGCCTCTGCCCCCGGAGAGGCTTGTTCCTCCGAGCACTACCGCCGCGATGGCGTCAAGCTCGTAAGAAGCGCCTGCCGTAGGCTGGGCTGAATTAAGCCGGGAAGTGAGTATTATCCCACTAACAGCTGCAAGTAAGCCGCTGATCGAATAAACCATGATTTTGACCTTGGATGTGCTGATCCCCGAG
This is a stretch of genomic DNA from Paenibacillus sp. sptzw28. It encodes these proteins:
- a CDS encoding DUF58 domain-containing protein, translating into MLTAKATMMRWRIIGSVYIGCLLFLLFQGGKTSFMLFCILNVLLLYLVLGRWSGIGSVTGTRRLSSGTGTVSPVDQTLSAGARMEVNISVQIPGVWPIPYVLVRDKLVRQNGSTVPFEASFIPSYHRTGDISFITPPLERGVYRFAPTECSTRDIFGLFEHVGIFESSEPFSVYPRTVMIRNWQQLKRGAKGSFSTSASRLSSKETTQINGVREYIYGDRLSRIHWNATAKTGQWKSKEFERESLPRTVFILDRYAGAYENLEQFETAVSVVASMLEFGFRRATATGLVSVGATMDGFEPHSSSDRRQLMLNHLVRVQPDGDIPLYRALRQSDSLIPAGSFVVIISPQSGEETVRSMEWLNRKGVVPVLIHLKGADDVYRVVTGADPRKGMDWLRILQRGGYAVHSLSALQELPGVLEGGSA
- a CDS encoding MoxR family ATPase, translating into MENRSADYSICSEIRRNLESCILGKKVEIERLLIALLAGGHILLEDVPGTGKTQLVKALARTIGGHFRRIQCNPDLLPTDITGVAIYHPKDEAFIFRPGPVMANLLLVDEINRATTKTQSALLEAMEERHVTVDGESYALPMPFVLVATQNPIEFEGTYTLPEAQLDRFMMKISLGYPDAATERQMVLSPHSSAPADMLTPVANIERIALMMESVKRVHVDEAVADYLVRIVRGTREHNGVQLGASPRAAISLMAAAKANAFLQDRDYLIPDDAKALASPVLAHRIMLHTESRMNGLKPEDVIDTVVRETSVPVRMER
- the spoVAE gene encoding stage V sporulation protein AE, whose amino-acid sequence is MIYLWAFLVGGAICVIGQLMFDVAKLTPAHTMAALVVVGAVVDGIGWYDPLIKFAGAGATVPITSFGNALVHGSLTELERDGWIGVITGIFDLTSAGISAAIIFSFLAALVVRPKG
- the spoVAD gene encoding stage V sporulation protein AD, whose amino-acid sequence is MLRGKQTWWFENRPVIIGAATVVGPDEGEGPLAADFDLVHPELDMQQKSWEKAERLLLEQASDIALKHANITQQQLQFYVGGDLLNQIISNSFAARTIGAPYLGVFGACSTSMESLAVASLIVNSGSGEYVLAGTCSHNCTVEKQFRYPTEYGSQKPPTAQYTVTGAGAVVVAPQGGGPVVECATIGKIVDLGIKDPFNMGSAMAPAAVDTIKAHFSDTGREPKDYDLIVTGDLASVGHPIAKDLLIRDGVPMDQTVFNDCGLMIYDLQKQSVQAGGSGCGCSAVVTYGNILKRLERGDLNRVLVVATGALLSPLSYQQGESIPCIAHAVSIEREH
- the spoVAC gene encoding stage V sporulation protein AC, which encodes MTMSPKEYQTFAKTREPSRPALMNCVRAFVVGGAICLLGQAIQDIFVYTFKMTQREAGNPTVAVLILISVILTCLGVYDKIAQWAGAGSAVPVTGFANSMCSAALEHRSEGLVLGVGGNMFKLAGSVIVFGAVAAFFVGIVYWVFGIRGH
- a CDS encoding LacI family DNA-binding transcriptional regulator, whose protein sequence is MAHKVSMQQIADRLGVSKYTVSQALSGKRGVSEATRREVMAMAAALGYRVSQREVKGQSGVLAEMPVILVGLDERQANEPMFWQRVREGIEAGCREHRLNPIFFTFEAENNRSSVFPQIDDETMQSASGIIIAGKCPAAALLRMNRTGIPVVLVDHEEPVARADAVLNANGEAGRMASHHLLSQGCRSIAFIGRDSFAVSFRERFWGCRLALDDLLGRRSPGTPLTLPEPRSMKAISKSDVHLRKWTIPYGSQTWMQTLDKRLAAAIADNDFPDGFICANDDIALHLMQLLLSRGVDVPGMCRVIGIDNTAASGGGPVPLTTVDLAKEWLGLRAVESLVRKRHAPEAPDEKVMLSASLVVRQSG
- a CDS encoding alpha-amylase family protein; the protein is MSKIVLFYDASFPYEGKRPDDQSLAILKERFNVADAGQLREQLTDADVYIHMHGQYFPKDAWNAILAHLKQGKGMLHAGGAPFKTPVYREDSVWKQEPEQTAYHQQLHIHEALPVDVTVTRELVPNPDIPLFEGYEKLFTIEPTYGLVLHVTRNDDKPGEMGSGGPMDAHIYPLLRGITGDLLRREIAAPAVLLEHTKGTFSGGRWILINQQLQTPFWEGGGCAALAEWADFAGCGVTELWLKPNYSSYEPGERAVFTLQGQQLSVAGKSAAASAAVWKFKLRVLKAVNSAEPAPDPSFNYDSAGFEEAWQTEISIKVGRELKLERIIADFGIESGFYVVKCEAVSESGEKRVLRQGFWGFDRELLAAGDWMTCDRDYFWKEGRPLPVVGMTYMTSDVARKYLFLPNAAVWDRDMAQMKRAGINLIRTGIWTAWRQIMFVDGHPYEEVLRAIDSFLLTAKRYDLEVTFNFFSFTPEAWEGVNPYLDPRSVEAQKRFIAAIVSRHADSKHVHWDLINEPSMFDPKRVFSGPQTCGDPFERDCFVEWLRERHGSVRVLQERWNMTPSELSSFETVRLPERDDINFRTTEQFTKRGGPWLDYTLFTMEMHNRWASQLIDTIRSIQPKQLVTVGQDEALGGQRPSPFFYAEAVDYTTVHSWWLMDDLIWDGVFSKAPDKPNLIQETGIMYVETPDGRAKRSEEELRNILERKYAYAFSTGGAGAVQWIWNINFYMNNVNESHIGAVRADGTEKPEANVSYDFGSFIGQIRELFIGRELEEVAVVYPYSNDFSNRKLAYEATTRLVRTLTYSMNVHVCGLGEYHLESLEASKPKLIIVPSAHNFSDEALGKLTDHIRQHGGTLLFTGPAGLDEYWRPVNRLSTELGLEDSVASNLLREELLELNGLLMPVSFGGSHIAAACKQLLRTVNGPAQLIEMPLGAGHIMWCPLPIELNERLEPLQAVYAEALSKSGVSEQLEWLRGGELPGVYGRKLNFASGSLYVFVSEFGCDADIEVRDPQTGKRYAFTLEQERSVLFAADASGELMAVYRPNEVQVHTQ
- a CDS encoding MarR family winged helix-turn-helix transcriptional regulator; its protein translation is MNKKNDPRGSIVVNIFRANILLERVGHSLSSQAGLTSLHQWFILAALSRSGDLSFKELRNNMLVTKQNMTGMIDRLRQNGLVTTLEAPEDRRVTLARITEKGKQALLDANEYGNESNESSFHSFTKQEIEAFNSYLERLITNLKKEK
- a CDS encoding nitroreductase, coding for MDIFEAIRTRRSIGKVTQEPIAKETIESILDAAIWAPNHRLTEPWRFFVLTGGGRDRLGEALARIALAGEADPDNPDNVIKADAARKKALRAPVIIAAAVQPSDRKDVIGLEEYAAVNAAIQNMLLAIHALGLGAVWRSGEPCYHPFMNETFGLRPQDRMLGFIYLGVPDMEPPKARRESAAAKTVWFE
- the rbsB gene encoding ribose ABC transporter substrate-binding protein RbsB, with product MNKWSFAALLLAVVLLLAACSSETEKSAGNGQGTGTGGKVTIGLSISTLNNPFFVTLKEGAEKAAKAAGAELIVVDAQDDTAKQISGIEDLIQKKVNVILINPTDSDAIVTAVESANSANIPVITVDRAANGGTVVTHIASDNVKGGQMAGEYIMKLIGRKGNIVELQGTAGTSAARDRGKGFHDAVDNKDGVKVVASQPADFNRAKGLSVMENILQSNSSIQAVFAHNDEMALGAVQAIEAAGKKGIIVVGFDATDDAVKAVKDGSMAATVAQKPAEIGQKAIETAIKVAAGEKVESAIPVDLELVTNLQ